Proteins found in one Angustibacter sp. Root456 genomic segment:
- the fabI gene encoding enoyl-ACP reductase FabI: MGILEGRRLLVTGVLMDSSIAFHVARIAQQEGAEVVLTSFGRTMKITQTIAKRLPTTPPVVELDVQDDEHLASLAERVGEHVDGLDGVLHSIGFAPQGAFDFLGASWDDVSTALHVSAYSLKALAVAALPLMPNGGSVVGLTFDGRFAWPVYDWMGVAKAAFESTSRYLARDLGPKGVRVNVVAAGPIRTTAAKSIPAFDTFENTWGERAPLGWDVRDAEPTARACCALLSDWFPATTGEMVHVDGGVHAMGQ; this comes from the coding sequence ATGGGCATCCTCGAGGGCAGGCGGTTGCTGGTGACCGGCGTGCTGATGGACTCCTCCATCGCGTTCCACGTCGCGCGGATCGCGCAGCAGGAGGGCGCCGAGGTCGTCCTGACGTCGTTCGGGCGCACCATGAAGATCACGCAGACCATCGCCAAGCGGCTGCCGACCACGCCGCCGGTGGTCGAGCTCGACGTCCAGGACGACGAGCACCTGGCCTCGCTGGCCGAGCGGGTGGGCGAGCACGTCGACGGTCTGGACGGCGTGCTGCACTCGATCGGCTTCGCCCCCCAGGGCGCGTTCGACTTCCTGGGCGCCTCGTGGGACGACGTGTCCACCGCCCTGCACGTGTCGGCTTACTCGCTCAAGGCGTTGGCTGTGGCGGCGCTACCGCTCATGCCGAACGGCGGCAGCGTCGTCGGCCTGACCTTCGACGGCCGGTTCGCCTGGCCGGTCTACGACTGGATGGGCGTGGCCAAGGCGGCGTTCGAGTCGACCTCGCGTTACCTGGCCCGCGACCTCGGGCCGAAGGGCGTGCGCGTCAACGTGGTGGCCGCCGGTCCCATCCGCACCACCGCGGCCAAGAGCATCCCCGCCTTCGACACGTTCGAGAACACCTGGGGCGAGCGGGCTCCGCTCGGTTGGGACGTGCGGGACGCCGAGCCGACCGCGCGCGCCTGCTGCGCCCTGCTCTCGGACTGGTTCCCCGCGACCACCGGCGAGATGGTGCACGTCGACGGCGGCGTGCACGCCATGGGCCAGTAG